A section of the Williamwhitmania sp. genome encodes:
- a CDS encoding ATP-binding protein has protein sequence MMLRNAIEAPCQGQKKKITIECMALDEEVQLIVSDNGDGIPPDILEQMFTPFFTTKPQGSGVGLSLARQIAKLHKGTISAESRNGNTRMVVTLKNDQQQKG, from the coding sequence ATGATGCTGCGGAATGCAATTGAAGCACCATGCCAAGGACAAAAAAAGAAAATCACCATTGAATGCATGGCACTGGATGAAGAGGTACAGCTCATAGTTAGCGATAACGGCGATGGTATTCCACCTGACATTTTGGAGCAAATGTTTACCCCCTTTTTCACCACCAAGCCACAAGGCAGTGGGGTTGGGTTGAGCCTTGCACGCCAAATTGCAAAGCTGCATAAGGGAACTATTTCTGCTGAGAGCAGGAATGGAAATACCAGAATGGTTGTGACGTTGAAGAATGATCAGCAGCAAAAAGGTTAA
- a CDS encoding bile acid:sodium symporter family protein: MKQQKASKSLWLLLTKVGLDWFILALMGMILLAYLLPSPGVQKGLFSLKELANYGISLIFFFYGLRLSPQRLREGLSNWHLHLTVQLATFVLFPLLILGIIHMLHVESTNLIWLGVFFVAALPSTVSSSVVMVSIAGGNIPGAIFNASISALIGVFITPIWMGIFIASGSGHIDLTVIILKLMLQVLFPVVLGLLLHSKLGALAEKHRKQLRYFDQTTILLIVYTAFCQSFAEHMFANHTISDILLLGLGMVSIFFLMFGLITLIGKILHFSREDNITAVFCGSKKSLVHGSVMSKVLFPNSAAAGIILLPLMIYHALQLIAASVIAQRMARKGGSTIK; the protein is encoded by the coding sequence ATGAAGCAACAAAAGGCCAGCAAAAGCTTATGGTTATTGCTAACAAAGGTTGGACTCGACTGGTTTATTCTAGCCTTGATGGGCATGATTCTACTGGCCTATCTTTTACCATCACCCGGTGTTCAAAAGGGACTATTCTCTCTAAAAGAGCTAGCAAACTACGGCATTTCGCTCATATTTTTCTTCTACGGATTACGGCTCAGTCCTCAACGATTACGTGAAGGATTGAGCAACTGGCACCTGCACCTCACTGTGCAGCTGGCTACCTTTGTTCTATTCCCCCTTTTAATTCTTGGCATTATACACATGCTTCACGTTGAAAGCACAAACCTTATTTGGCTAGGCGTTTTCTTTGTAGCTGCGCTACCATCTACCGTATCATCCTCCGTAGTAATGGTTTCAATTGCCGGAGGCAATATACCCGGAGCCATCTTCAACGCCAGCATATCTGCATTAATTGGTGTTTTTATTACCCCAATTTGGATGGGCATTTTCATTGCTTCAGGTAGCGGTCATATCGACCTAACGGTAATCATCCTGAAATTAATGCTTCAGGTACTATTTCCTGTGGTTCTAGGTTTACTGCTGCATTCCAAACTTGGTGCCTTGGCCGAAAAGCATCGAAAGCAGCTACGCTACTTCGACCAAACTACCATTTTGCTGATTGTGTATACCGCCTTCTGTCAATCATTCGCTGAACACATGTTTGCAAACCACACCATCAGCGATATTCTGCTTCTTGGCCTTGGTATGGTGAGTATATTCTTTCTTATGTTTGGTTTAATTACCCTAATTGGAAAGATACTTCACTTTAGTAGGGAAGACAATATTACAGCCGTATTTTGCGGTTCGAAAAAATCGCTAGTGCACGGATCTGTAATGAGCAAGGTTCTCTTTCCAAACAGTGCTGCAGCAGGGATTATTCTGCTCCCGCTGATGATTTACCATGCACTCCAACTTATCGCTGCCAGCGTAATTGCCCAGCGGATGGCGCGAAAAGGAGGCTCGACCATCAAATAA